The segment CCCGATAGCCCTCGCGGCGGCCGCCGTCGCCGGATCGCTGCTGCTCTCCGGCTGCGGCGGGGCCAGCAGCGCGGCGGGCCGGGACGGCGGGCGGCTCGAAGTGGTCGCGTCCTTCTACCCGATGGAGTTCCTGGCCCGGCAGATAGGCGGGGAGCACGTCAAGGTCACCGACCTGACCGCCCCGGGCGTGGAGCCGCACGACCTGGAGCTGACGGCCAAGCAGGTCGCGGCCGTCCAGCGGGCCGATGCGGTGGTCTACCTCAAGGGCCTGCAGCCGACCGTGGACAAGGCGGTCGCGCAGTCCCACGTCAAGCACCCGGTCGACGCCACCGCCGTCTCCCCGCTGGTCGACCACCACCTCGACGAGGGCGGGGCGGACGGGACCGAGGCGCACGACGGCGAGCACGGGCACGAGCACGACGGCCCGGCCGGCGACCCGCACATCTGGCTGGACCCGACCCGGTACGCGGCGGTGGCCCGCAGCGTGGGCGCCGAGTTCGCGGAGATCGACCCCGCCAACGCCGCCGACTACCAGCGCAACACCGACGACCTGGTGACCCGGCTGACCGCCCTCGACCAGGAGTTCAGGGACGGCCTGGCGAATTCCGGCACCCGGACCTTCGTCACCAGCCACGCCGCCTTCGGCTACCTGGCCGACCACTACGGGCTGGAGCAGGTCGCGATCAACGGGGTCGACCCGGAGGCCGAGCCCACCCCGTCCCGGATGGCCGCGATCCAGCGGGCCGCCCGGGAGAACGGCGCGACCACCGTCTTCTTCGAAGCCCTGGTCAGCCCTAAGCTGGCCAACACCGTCGCCGCCGACCTGGGCCTCAAGACCGCCGTGCTCGACCCCCTGGAGGGGATCAAGGAGCCGGACCGGAACGACTACTTCTCCGTCATGCGGCAGAACCTGACCAACCTGCGGGCCGCGCTCGGCACCCGCTGAACCCACCCCCGAACGGACCCGAGCGAGCGGCGAGAGCGGAGCGAGGAACCACCATGAGTGCTGCCATCCCCACGACGGGCACCGACCGGCCGGGCCCGGCCCCGGGCGAGGACGCCGGACCGGCGGTCATCAGCCTCCGGGGCGCGGTGGCCACCGTCGGCGGCCGGCCGGTGCTGCGCGGCATAGACCTGACCGTCGGGCCGGGCGAGGTGGTCGCCCTGCTGGGCGCCAACGGCTCCGGCAAGTCCACCACCGTGAAGAGCGTGATCGGTTCGGTACCGCTGGACCGGGGCGGCCTGGAGCTGTTCGGCACGCCCCAGCGCAAGTTCCGGGACTGGCACCGGATCGGCTACGTGCCGCAGCGCACCACCGCGGCCGGCGGGGTGCCCGCCACGGTCCGCGAGGTGGTCTCCACCGGGCGGCTGCCGCAGCACGGGCTGCTGCCGTTCCGCCGCAAGGACCGGGCCGCGGTGGACCGGGCGCTGGCCGCCGTCGGCATGCTGGACCGGGCCGGCGACGGCGTGGCCCACCTGTCCGGCGGGCAGCACCAGCGGGTGCTGATCGCCCGCGCCCTGGTCGGCCGCCCCGACCTGCTGATCATGGACGAGCCGATGGCCGGCGTCGACGTGGACAGCCAGCAGGTGCTCGCCGGGATCCTCCGCACCGAGGTGGAGCGCGGCTGCGCGGTACTGCTGGTGCTGCACGAACTCGGGCCGCTGGAGCCGCTGATCGACCGCGCCGTGGTGCTCCGCGACGGCTGCGTGGCGCACGACGGGCCACCGCCCCGGGGCGTCGGCCAGCACGCGCTGCCAGGCCACGACCACGTCCACCCGCACGCCGACGACCACCACCGCACCACCCAGGGGCTACTGGCATGATCGAGATGTTCCAACCCGACTTCATGCAGCGGGCCTTCCTGGCCGCCGTGCTGGTCGGCGTCACCGCACCCTCGATCGGCATCTACCTGGTGCAGCGCCGGCAGGCCCTGATGGGCGACGGCATCGGGCACGTCGCGCTGACCGGCGTCGGCCTGGGCTTCCTGTTCCAGGCCAACCCGATGTGGACGGCGGTGCTGGTCTGCGTGCTCGGCGCCGTCGTGATGGAGCTGGTCCGGGCCCGCGGCAACCAGCGCGGCGACATCGCGCTGGCGATGCTCTTCTACGGCGGCATGGCCGGCGGCAAGCTGCTGGTCTCGATGAGCAGCCAGTCCGGCGCGGGCAGCCTGGAGAGCTACCTGTGGGGCTCGATCCTGTTCGTCTCCCCCGGCGACCTGGCGGTGATCGGCCTGCTCGCGGCGGTGGTCGTCGCGGTCACCGTGGGCCTGCGCCGCCAACTGTTCGCGGTCTGCCAGGACGAGGAGTTCGCCCGGGTGACGGGCCTGCCGGTGCGGGTGCTCAACCTGCTGATCGCGGTGATGGCCGCGGTCACCGTGACCGTCGCCATGCGGGTGGTCGGCCTGCTGCTGGTGAGCGCGCTGATGGTGGTCCCGGTGGCCGCCGCCCAGCAGCTGACCAGGTCCTTCGCGGCCACCCAGGCCACCGCGATCGGGGTCGGCGTGGTCACCGCGCTGTTCGGCGTCGGCACCTCCTACCAGGCCGACCTGCCCTCCGGCCCGACCATCGTGTTCCTGGCCATCCTGACCTTCGCCCTGTTCAGTGCGATCGCCGCGCCGCTGGCCAGGTGGCGGCACCGGGTGGAGTCCGGCCACGGGCCGGCGGTGTGCGACGTGGCCCTGCCCGGCGGCGAGGCGGCACCCGGCCGCGCCCCGGGAGCGGCCCCGGGCGCCTCGGGCGCGCCCGCGGCGGGCGCCGGCGGCCCGGTCTCCCCGGGTCCGGAGCCGGCCCCGCGGGGCCAGGAGCCGGTCCGGGCGGGGTCGGGACCGGCGGCCGACCGGCCGCCGACCGGAGAGCCGCCGTCGGGGGAGTCGCTGTCAAGTCGGGGGCTGGCACAATGATGTGCGAAACCACCCGATCAGCAGGAGGACCCACGGTGACCACCGCAGGCCCGTCGCCGCGCGCGCGATCGACTCGGCAGCGCACCGCCGTCTCGGCGGTCCTGGACGAGATTGAGGACTTCCGCAGCGCGCAGGAACTGCACGACATGCTGAAGCACCGGGGCGATTCGGTGGGCTTGACCACCGTCTACCGCACCCTGCAGTCCCTCGCCGAGGCCGGCGAGGTGGACGTGCTGCGCACGGCCGAGGGCGAGGCGGTGTACCGGCGCTGCAGCAGCGGTCACCACCACCACCTGGTGTGCCGGCACTGCGGGGCGACCGTCGAGGTCGAGGGGCCGGCGGTCGAACGCTGGGCCAACGCGGTCGCCGCCGAGCACGGGTTCAGCGACATCGCGCACACCCTGGAGATCTTCGGTACCTGCGGCGAGTGCGCCGCCAGGCAGCAGCCGGAGTGACCGCACCGCCGCTGCCGGGGTCGGGGCGACAGCCGCCGCCCCGACCCCGGCAGCGGCGAGGGCCCGGATCGGAACAGTCCGATCCGGGCCCTCGTCCGTGCCCAGCCACCGCCACCGCCACCGCCATCGCCGATGTTGCAGCCGCTGCTCCAGCCCCCGCCGCTGCCACGGCCGCGGCCGCGCTCCTCGACGAGGTCAGCGCTGCGGCGGCACCTCGGCGCCGACCTCGTTGGGGAGCGCACCGCCGAAGCGGCGGTCGCGGTGGGCGTACTGCTCGCAGGCGCGCCACAGGTCGCGGCGGTCGAAGTCCGGCCAGAGCACGTCCTGGAAGACCAGCTCGGCGTAGGCGGACTGCCAGGCGAGGAAGTTGGAGGTGCGCTGCTCGCCGCTGGGACGCAGGAACAGGTCGACGTCCGGCATGTCCGGGTAGTAGAGGTACTTGGCGAACAGCTTCTCGTTGACCTTCTCCGGGTTGAGCTTCCCGGCGGCGACGTCGCGGGCGATGGCCAGCGCGGCGTCGGCGATCTCGGCCCGGCCGCCGTAGTTGACGCAGAAGTACAGCGTCATCGCGTCGTTGCCCTTGGTCTGCTCCTGGGCGACCTGGAGCTCCTGGACGACGCTCTTCCACATCCGCGGCATCCGGCCGACCCAGCGGATCCGGATGCCCATGGCGTCCATCTCGTCGCGGCGGCGGCGGATCACGTCCCGGTTGAAGTTCATCAGGAACTTCACCTCCTCCGGGGAACGCTTCCAGTTCTCGGTGGAGAAGGCGTACAGCGAGAGGTTCTTGACCCCGATCTCCAGGCAGCCGCGCAGCACGTCGAGGACGACGCCCTCGCCGACCTTGTGGCCCTCGGTGCGGGGGAGGCCGCGCTCCTTGGCCCAGCGGCCGTTGCCGTCCATGACGCAGGCGACGTGGTGGGGGACCAGGTCGCTCGGGATCTTCGGCGGCCTGGCGCCGCTCGGGTGCGGTGCGGGGGTCTCGTACGTCCGCTTGCTGCCGAACAGCCGTCGCGCGACCATGCTCACTTCTCCACGTATCTCATCGAGCGGATGCCCCGCTCCAGGTGCCACTGCAGGTAGGCGGCCACCAGCCCGCTGCCCTCGCGCCAGTACCGCGGCTCACAGCCGTCGGCGGTCTGCCAGTCTCCGGAGAGCAGCGCGCCGAGCAGTACCAGTGTCTCAGGGGAGGGTACGGCACTTCCGGGTACCCGGCAGTCGCCGCAGAGCACCCCGCCCGCCTGGAGCGAGAAGAAGCGGTTGGGGCCCGGCAGTCCGCAGCGGGCGCAGTCGGTGAAGCTCGCGCCGTAGCCGTTGACGGCGAGCGAGCGCAGCAGGAAGGCGTCCAGCACCAGGTGCGCCTGGTGGGTGCCGGCGGCCAGCGTGCGCAGGGCGCCGACCAGCAGCAGGTACTGCTGGACCGCGGGCTGGCCCTCGTTCTCGGCGAAGCGCTCGGCGGTCTCCAGCATCGCGGTGCCGGCCGTGTAGCGGGTGTAGTCGTCGACGATCCGGGCGCCGTAGGGGGCGATCGTCTCCACCTGGGTGCACAGCGGCAGCGTGCGGCCGACCAGGTCGCTGCCGCGGCTGAAGAACTGGACGTCGACGTGCGAGAACGGTTCGAGGCGGGCGCCGAACTTCGACTTGGTCCGGCGCACTCCCCGGGCCACCGCCCGGACCTGGCCGTGCTGGCGGGTGAGGAAGGTGATGATCCGGTCGGCCTCGCCGAGCTTCTGGGTGCGCAGCACGATGCCGTCGTCGCGGAAGAGACTCATGGTGGAACCCATTGTCCCGCACCCCGCTGACAGTGCGGCGGCGCAGCCGTGAGCCCGCACCGGGGTTGTGGGGGGCTTTCACCCGTGCGGTGCGGGACACGGCGGGCCCGGGAGGGGGGTTTCGGGCCCGGCTCATGGAGGGTGCGGAAACAGGACGGAGCAGGAAGGGGAACGGCGGAGGGCGACGGCGGGGTCAGCGCGGGGCGCGGGTGGCCGCTTCGAGGAGCTGGTCGACCTGCCGGGCGGTCAGGCGCAGGCAGCGGCCGACCACGGCGAGCGCGGCCCGCTCCTGCGGGAGGTAGCGGCCGTCGGCGAGGGCGACCACGGCGCCGAGGGTGAGCAGCCGCTCGCGGCCCTGGACGGCCAGGTGCGGGGCGAGCGGTTCGAGTGCGGCGTGCAGTTCGACGGCGAGTCCGCCGCCCTCGACGTCCACGTCGAGCGGTTCGCCGCCGCCGTGGCCGGAGAGCGCGGCCAGTGCGGCCAGCACCTGGGCCTCGCCGCAGTCCTCGAACCCGGCTTCCCTGATCACCGCGCAGGCCGCCTCGCGTCCGCTGCGCCCGGCGGTGCCGCCGGCCGCGAGGGCGGCCAGGGCGATGGTGTACTGGGCGTCGCGGAGCATCGCGCCGAGCCGGACCGAGGTCAACTGCTCCAGGGCTTCGGTGCCGTAGCGGCCGCGGCAGGAGGTGCACTGGACGCTGCGGGCCACGCCGCCGAGCGGCAGGACCGGCGTCCCGAGCAACCGCAGCCACCGCCGGCCGTGCTGCCGGCGGTAGTTGCGGTCTCCGCCACAGCCCGGGCAGAAGAATTCACCGAGGACATCCGTCCGCCACCTAGGGCGAACACCCCACAACCCTGTCACGGCGCCACTCCCCAGACATGGCAGGCGGCCTGCACATCAATGGGCAGGTCACGCGACCGGACTCCGGAGTCGTCCCACCGACCCCGGTTCCGGTTCGACGATGTTGCCACGGTTACCGGCTCGTGTCAGCACCCTGAACGGGTGCCGAGGGGAAAATTTGTGACCGGGGCCACATGTGATCGACGACACGGTCCGAACGCCCGCACCGCGGGCCGGATATCTCCTGATGATCCGTCAATGTCCGTACCGGGCAAGGGTCCGGGCCGCCGAAGCCGCGGAGGGGACCCGCCGGTGGCGGGTCCCCTCGCAACAGCGGGGCGCGCGGCGCGCGCCGGGCCGCGGCGTCAGTCGCGCTGGGCCGCCCGGTTGACGGCGCTGACCAGGGCCTTCAGCGAGGCCAGCACGGTGTTGCCGTCGATGCCCACGCCCCACAGCACCTTGTCGCCGACGGCGCACTCGACGTACGCGGCGGCCTGCGCGTCGCCGCCCTCGCTCAGCGCGTGCTCGGCGTAGTCCAGTACTCGGACGTCCACGCCGATCGAGGCCAGCGCGTTGACGAAGGCGGAGACCGGGCCGTTGCCGGTGCCGGTCAGGGTGATCGGGGTGCCGTCGACGACGGCCTCGGTGCTCAGCGCGTCGCGGCCGTCCTCGGTGGTCAGGCTGCGGGAGCCGCTCAGCGAGATCCGGCCCCACGGGTTGGCCGGGGTCGGCAGGTACTCGTCCTGGAAGACCGCCCAGATGGCGGCGGGAGTGACCTCGCCGCCCTCGGCGTCGGTCTTGGCCTGGATGATCCGCGAGAACTCGATCTGCATCCGGCGCGGCAGGTCCAGCTTGTGGTCGTTCTTCAGGACGTAGGCGATGCCGCCCTTGCCGGACTGCGAGTTGACCCGGATGACCGCCTCGTAGCTGCGGCCGACGTCCTTCGGGTCGATCGGCAGGTAGGGCACGCCCCAGGTGTGCTCGCCGACCGGGACGCCGGCGGCGGCCGCGTCGGCCTCCAGGGCGTCGAAGCCCTTCTTGATCGCGTCCTGGTGCGAGCCGGAGAAGGAGGTGAAGACCAGGTCGCCCGCGTAGGGGTGGCGCTCGGCCACCGGCATCTGGTTGCAGTACTCGGCGGTGCGGCGGATCTCGTCGATGTCCGAGAAGTCGATCATCGGGTCGACGCCCTGGGAGAACAGGTTCATCCCGACGTTGACCAGGTCCAGGTTGCCGGTGCGCTCGCCCTGCCCGAACAGGCAGCCCTCGACCCGGTCGGCACCGGCCATCACGGCCAGCTCGGCGGAGGCCACGCCGGTGCCCCGGTCGTTGTGCGGGTGGGTGGACAGGCAGACGAACTCGCGGCGCGACAGGTTCCGCGACATCCACTCGATCTTGTCGGCGTAGACGTTCGGGGTGGAGCGCTCGACGGTGGTCGGCAGGTTCAGGATGATCTCGCGGCCCTCGCCGGGCTGCCAGACGTCCATCACCGCCTCGCAGACCTCCAGCGCGTAGTCCAGCTCGGTGTCGATGAAGATCTCCGGCGAGTACTCGTAGCCGAAGACCGTCTCGTCGCCCAGGATCTTCTCGGCGTACTCCATCACCAGGCGGGTGCCGTCCACCGCGATGGCCTTGATCTCCTCCTTCCCCGCCCGGAACACCACCCGGCGGAACAGCGGTGAGGTCGCGTTGTACAGGTGCACGGTGGCCCGCGGCGCGCCCTTCAGCGACTCCACGGTGCGCTCGATCAGGTCCTCGCGGGCCTGGGTCAGCACCGAGATGGTGACGTCCTCGGGGATCGCGCCCTCGTCGATCAGCGAACGGACGAAGTTGAAGTCGGTGGCCCCGGAGGAGGGGAAGCCGACCTCGATCTCCTTGTAGCCCATCTTCACCAGCAGGTCGAACATCTTGCGCTTGCGGGCCGGCGACATCGGGTCGATCAGCGCCTGGTTGCCGTCGCGCAGGTCGGTGGAGAGCCAGCGCGGGGCCTGCGTGATCACCTTGCTCGGCCAGGTGCGGTCCGGCAGGTCGACGGTGCCGAACGGCACGTAGCGCCGGAAGGGCATCCCCGAGGGCTTCTGCTGCACGGTGGCGGCGGTGATCGGGGTGGGGCGGTCGACGAACGGGCGGGCGACGGAGGACTGTTCGGTCATGGGTGAGGCTCTCGGCTTCCCTTGTCGAAGGCGGTCTGCGGTCGGGGGATACAGGACACCCGACTCGGCCGACTGAATGCGCCGCGAAACATCACACTGGGCGCAACACGACTCCCCGCGGCGAGGGGGCCGGCCTTCACTGGACTACAGGCCCTCGCCGCGGCAGCTAAGAAGAAGCAGCCGGATACGCATGATGCCGCCACTGTAACAAGACCGGCCGGGCCGGCGCAGTGAGCCCGGCCACGATCCCACCCACTGAGACGGGCCGGCCGGCCGACCGGTGTCGAACCGAAAGCCCGCCCGAGCAGCGGACGCCCGTCCGGTCCGGCACCGGCCCCCGTCCGCCCGGGAGCGGGCGGACGCTGCGGGGGAGTTGGTGAAAAGCCTCGGCAAACACCTCCGGTGCGTAGCACACTGACAACCATGCGCATCCAGGTCACCCGCACCGGCGGGTTCGCCGGCCTGCTCCGTTATGCCGAGATGGACACCGCGGAGCGCACGGACGCCCCGCACGTGCACGCCCTGGCCCGGGAGGCGGTGGCCGGCGGGCTGCGCGCGCCCGCGTACGGCGTGCCCGACGGCTTCCACTACGAGATCACCGTGGACGGCCGCACCGTCCACTGCGCCGACCCGAAGCTCACCGAGTCCCAGCGCGAACTGGTGGGCCTGGTGCTCCGCGAAGGCGCCTGACCCCGCCCGCCGCCGCTCCCGCCACGGACCGCGGATCGCCGACCACCGACCGCTCCGGCGGACCGCTCGCCACCGGGCGGCTCAGATCCACCCGTCCAGCGAGGCGAGGAAGCCCGCGGGGTCGTCGCGGTGGATGCAGTGCCCGGCGCCCGGCACCGTGCGCAGCAGGTAGCCGCGGCGGCGCAGTTCGGCGGCCTCCTCGTCCGTCACCAGGCCGCTGGGGTCGGCGAGTTGGACCAGCGAGGGGACGCTCGGGGGGCCGGGCAGGACGGACAGTCCGGGGTGCGACCAGAGGCCGGTCGCGGTGTCGGCGTCCCAGAGGTCGAGGGCGGCGAGTTCGGTGTCCACGTCCTCGGCGGACCAGTCGGGGTGCATGGTGGCGATGAACCGCCTGGTCCCGAAGCGCTTGAAGGCGATGAACGGCTCCGGCCCGAGCCCGGGGCGGTCGTAGACGAACGCGGGGTCGCTGTAGACCGCCCGGGCGGGCTTCAGCGCCTCGACGGCCCGCTGGAGCGCCAGGGCGCCCATCGAGTGGCCGATCGCCAGGTCCGCCCCGGCGGGCAGGGTGTCGACCAGGTCCGCGGCGAACTGCTCGGGCCCGTACCGCTCGACGGGGGTGGCGCCGGTGCCGCGCGGGGAGGCGCCGTGGCCGCGCAGGTCCACGGCGAGCACCCGGTAGCCGCGCTCGGCGAGCGCGGGGCCGATCACCCGCCAGGTGCGGTGGTCGGCCTGGATGCCGTGGACCAGCAGGGCGGTGCGGTCGCCCCGGCCCCACTCGTGGGTGTGCAGTTCCATCGAGCCCGGCCCCTCCCCGCGCGACTCCCCGTCAGAAACCGAGCTTACGCAGCTGCTTGGGGTCGCGCTGCCAGTCCTTGGCCACCTTGACGTGCAGGTCCAGGTAGACCGGGGTGCCCAGGAGCGCCTCGATCTGCTTGCGGGCGGTGGTGCCGACGTGCTTGAGCCGGGCGCCCTTGGCCCCGATCACGATGGCCTTCTGGCTCTGCCGCTCGATGTACACGTTGGCGTGGATGTCCAGCAGCGGGCGGTCGGCGGGGCGGCCCTCGCGCGGGATCATCTCCTCGACCACCACGGCCAGCGAGTGCGGCAGCTCGTCGCGCACGCCCTCCAGCGCGGCCTCCCGGATCAGCTCGGCGACCATGGTCTGCTCGGGCTCGTCGGTGAGGTCGCCGTCCGGGT is part of the Kitasatospora setae KM-6054 genome and harbors:
- a CDS encoding TerB family tellurite resistance protein; amino-acid sequence: MLGTPVLPLGGVARSVQCTSCRGRYGTEALEQLTSVRLGAMLRDAQYTIALAALAAGGTAGRSGREAACAVIREAGFEDCGEAQVLAALAALSGHGGGEPLDVDVEGGGLAVELHAALEPLAPHLAVQGRERLLTLGAVVALADGRYLPQERAALAVVGRCLRLTARQVDQLLEAATRAPR
- a CDS encoding protealysin inhibitor emfourin translates to MRIQVTRTGGFAGLLRYAEMDTAERTDAPHVHALAREAVAGGLRAPAYGVPDGFHYEITVDGRTVHCADPKLTESQRELVGLVLREGA
- a CDS encoding isoprenyl transferase; the encoded protein is MVARRLFGSKRTYETPAPHPSGARPPKIPSDLVPHHVACVMDGNGRWAKERGLPRTEGHKVGEGVVLDVLRGCLEIGVKNLSLYAFSTENWKRSPEEVKFLMNFNRDVIRRRRDEMDAMGIRIRWVGRMPRMWKSVVQELQVAQEQTKGNDAMTLYFCVNYGGRAEIADAALAIARDVAAGKLNPEKVNEKLFAKYLYYPDMPDVDLFLRPSGEQRTSNFLAWQSAYAELVFQDVLWPDFDRRDLWRACEQYAHRDRRFGGALPNEVGAEVPPQR
- a CDS encoding metal ABC transporter permease, coding for MIEMFQPDFMQRAFLAAVLVGVTAPSIGIYLVQRRQALMGDGIGHVALTGVGLGFLFQANPMWTAVLVCVLGAVVMELVRARGNQRGDIALAMLFYGGMAGGKLLVSMSSQSGAGSLESYLWGSILFVSPGDLAVIGLLAAVVVAVTVGLRRQLFAVCQDEEFARVTGLPVRVLNLLIAVMAAVTVTVAMRVVGLLLVSALMVVPVAAAQQLTRSFAATQATAIGVGVVTALFGVGTSYQADLPSGPTIVFLAILTFALFSAIAAPLARWRHRVESGHGPAVCDVALPGGEAAPGRAPGAAPGASGAPAAGAGGPVSPGPEPAPRGQEPVRAGSGPAADRPPTGEPPSGESLSSRGLAQ
- the recO gene encoding DNA repair protein RecO, with the translated sequence MSLFRDDGIVLRTQKLGEADRIITFLTRQHGQVRAVARGVRRTKSKFGARLEPFSHVDVQFFSRGSDLVGRTLPLCTQVETIAPYGARIVDDYTRYTAGTAMLETAERFAENEGQPAVQQYLLLVGALRTLAAGTHQAHLVLDAFLLRSLAVNGYGASFTDCARCGLPGPNRFFSLQAGGVLCGDCRVPGSAVPSPETLVLLGALLSGDWQTADGCEPRYWREGSGLVAAYLQWHLERGIRSMRYVEK
- a CDS encoding metal ABC transporter ATP-binding protein, giving the protein MSAAIPTTGTDRPGPAPGEDAGPAVISLRGAVATVGGRPVLRGIDLTVGPGEVVALLGANGSGKSTTVKSVIGSVPLDRGGLELFGTPQRKFRDWHRIGYVPQRTTAAGGVPATVREVVSTGRLPQHGLLPFRRKDRAAVDRALAAVGMLDRAGDGVAHLSGGQHQRVLIARALVGRPDLLIMDEPMAGVDVDSQQVLAGILRTEVERGCAVLLVLHELGPLEPLIDRAVVLRDGCVAHDGPPPRGVGQHALPGHDHVHPHADDHHRTTQGLLA
- a CDS encoding metal ABC transporter substrate-binding protein, producing MKIRRATPPIALAAAAVAGSLLLSGCGGASSAAGRDGGRLEVVASFYPMEFLARQIGGEHVKVTDLTAPGVEPHDLELTAKQVAAVQRADAVVYLKGLQPTVDKAVAQSHVKHPVDATAVSPLVDHHLDEGGADGTEAHDGEHGHEHDGPAGDPHIWLDPTRYAAVARSVGAEFAEIDPANAADYQRNTDDLVTRLTALDQEFRDGLANSGTRTFVTSHAAFGYLADHYGLEQVAINGVDPEAEPTPSRMAAIQRAARENGATTVFFEALVSPKLANTVAADLGLKTAVLDPLEGIKEPDRNDYFSVMRQNLTNLRAALGTR
- a CDS encoding alpha/beta fold hydrolase, coding for MELHTHEWGRGDRTALLVHGIQADHRTWRVIGPALAERGYRVLAVDLRGHGASPRGTGATPVERYGPEQFAADLVDTLPAGADLAIGHSMGALALQRAVEALKPARAVYSDPAFVYDRPGLGPEPFIAFKRFGTRRFIATMHPDWSAEDVDTELAALDLWDADTATGLWSHPGLSVLPGPPSVPSLVQLADPSGLVTDEEAAELRRRGYLLRTVPGAGHCIHRDDPAGFLASLDGWI
- the leuA gene encoding 2-isopropylmalate synthase; translated protein: MTEQSSVARPFVDRPTPITAATVQQKPSGMPFRRYVPFGTVDLPDRTWPSKVITQAPRWLSTDLRDGNQALIDPMSPARKRKMFDLLVKMGYKEIEVGFPSSGATDFNFVRSLIDEGAIPEDVTISVLTQAREDLIERTVESLKGAPRATVHLYNATSPLFRRVVFRAGKEEIKAIAVDGTRLVMEYAEKILGDETVFGYEYSPEIFIDTELDYALEVCEAVMDVWQPGEGREIILNLPTTVERSTPNVYADKIEWMSRNLSRREFVCLSTHPHNDRGTGVASAELAVMAGADRVEGCLFGQGERTGNLDLVNVGMNLFSQGVDPMIDFSDIDEIRRTAEYCNQMPVAERHPYAGDLVFTSFSGSHQDAIKKGFDALEADAAAAGVPVGEHTWGVPYLPIDPKDVGRSYEAVIRVNSQSGKGGIAYVLKNDHKLDLPRRMQIEFSRIIQAKTDAEGGEVTPAAIWAVFQDEYLPTPANPWGRISLSGSRSLTTEDGRDALSTEAVVDGTPITLTGTGNGPVSAFVNALASIGVDVRVLDYAEHALSEGGDAQAAAYVECAVGDKVLWGVGIDGNTVLASLKALVSAVNRAAQRD
- a CDS encoding Fur family transcriptional regulator, with the protein product MTTAGPSPRARSTRQRTAVSAVLDEIEDFRSAQELHDMLKHRGDSVGLTTVYRTLQSLAEAGEVDVLRTAEGEAVYRRCSSGHHHHLVCRHCGATVEVEGPAVERWANAVAAEHGFSDIAHTLEIFGTCGECAARQQPE